In Gimesia benthica, a single window of DNA contains:
- a CDS encoding carbon-nitrogen hydrolase family protein, which yields MIIAGVQMDIALMEKTENLHRIIAKMHETASEGAELTVFPECALTGYCFDSLQEAVPLAETIPGPTTKTLQQVCRELKQTVVIGMLEQAAHGVYNSAVVITREGVLSKYRKIHLPYLGVDRFATPGDRGFEVFEHPSARIGLNICYDSAFPESSRVMTLQQADLIILPTNWPTGADCLAEHAINTRAMENGIFYCAINRVGEERGFQFIGKSRICGPAGETLATSTGRDEEILYATFDPERARNKRVDRVPDKHVIDRLADRRPEMYGLIVEPHGLKPPHRG from the coding sequence ATGATTATAGCCGGCGTCCAGATGGATATCGCCCTGATGGAGAAAACGGAAAACCTCCATCGAATTATCGCAAAGATGCACGAAACGGCTTCTGAGGGAGCGGAACTGACTGTGTTCCCCGAGTGCGCACTGACCGGCTACTGCTTTGACAGTCTGCAGGAAGCAGTGCCACTGGCTGAAACGATTCCGGGTCCCACAACCAAAACTTTGCAGCAGGTTTGCCGCGAGTTAAAACAGACTGTTGTGATCGGTATGCTCGAGCAGGCTGCACATGGGGTCTATAACTCAGCAGTTGTAATTACACGAGAAGGTGTGCTGAGTAAATATCGAAAAATCCATTTACCTTATCTCGGTGTCGACCGGTTCGCGACGCCTGGCGACCGGGGATTCGAGGTCTTCGAACACCCATCCGCACGTATCGGTTTGAATATCTGTTATGATAGTGCGTTTCCAGAGTCATCCCGGGTCATGACACTCCAGCAGGCTGATCTGATCATCCTGCCGACGAACTGGCCCACCGGTGCAGACTGCTTAGCCGAACATGCCATCAATACACGGGCCATGGAAAACGGAATCTTCTATTGCGCTATCAACCGGGTCGGTGAAGAGCGGGGCTTCCAGTTCATTGGCAAGAGCCGCATCTGCGGCCCCGCCGGCGAAACTTTGGCCACTTCAACCGGGAGAGATGAAGAAATTCTGTATGCCACCTTCGATCCGGAGCGAGCCCGCAACAAACGCGTTGACCGTGTCCCGGATAAACATGTGATTGATCGTCTCGCGGATCGTCGTCCTGAAATGTACGGTCTGATCGTGGAGCCCCACGGATTAAAACCTCCCCACCGTGGTTGA
- a CDS encoding lactate racemase domain-containing protein gives MEQPHQTLTEQEVIQWFEENLPVEDYRNKRILLIVPDATRTAPLPLLFATFHRLLNPVAKQIDVLVALGTHPPMPEKDICRLLGISEAARQAEYKDVGLYNHEWDNPERLTEIGTLTKEDTKAISEGLLEMEVPVTINSRIRDYDMLQIMGPVFPHEVVGFSGGSKYFFPGISGPDLLNFFHWLGALITNVGIIGVKHTPVREVVNRSAAMIPNEKRCITFVVAPDSSLYGLFYGTPESAWESAANLSGQIHIKRKPKPFKQVLSCAPLMYDELWVAGKCMYKLEPVVADGGELIIYAPHMKEISVTHGKLISEVGYHVRDYFTKQWDQFKDYPWGILAHSTHVRGTGTFEDGIERPRVQVTLASQIHPELCEKINLGYRDPDTIDVESFADREDEGILLVRKAGEHLYRLENE, from the coding sequence ATGGAACAACCTCACCAGACCCTCACCGAACAGGAAGTCATTCAATGGTTCGAAGAGAACCTTCCCGTTGAAGACTATCGCAATAAACGTATTCTGCTCATTGTCCCGGATGCGACCCGCACCGCACCTCTGCCTCTCTTGTTTGCAACATTCCATCGCCTGTTAAACCCTGTTGCCAAACAGATTGATGTGCTGGTTGCCCTGGGCACGCATCCCCCCATGCCCGAGAAAGACATCTGCCGCCTGCTGGGAATTTCAGAAGCGGCCCGTCAGGCGGAATACAAAGACGTAGGGCTATATAACCACGAATGGGACAACCCCGAACGTCTGACTGAGATTGGTACGCTGACGAAAGAAGATACCAAAGCCATTTCCGAAGGCCTGCTGGAAATGGAAGTCCCTGTGACGATCAATTCCCGCATCAGGGATTACGATATGCTCCAGATTATGGGGCCCGTCTTCCCGCATGAAGTCGTCGGTTTCTCCGGTGGCAGCAAATATTTCTTCCCGGGAATCTCCGGTCCGGACCTGTTGAACTTCTTCCACTGGCTGGGCGCCCTGATTACCAACGTGGGAATTATTGGCGTCAAACATACGCCGGTACGCGAAGTCGTAAACCGTTCTGCAGCAATGATCCCTAACGAGAAACGCTGTATCACCTTCGTCGTCGCTCCGGACAGTTCGCTCTACGGCTTGTTTTATGGAACCCCGGAATCGGCCTGGGAATCAGCCGCCAACCTCTCCGGCCAGATTCACATCAAACGCAAGCCGAAACCATTCAAGCAGGTACTCTCCTGTGCGCCCCTGATGTACGATGAACTCTGGGTAGCCGGCAAATGTATGTACAAGCTGGAACCAGTCGTAGCTGATGGTGGTGAACTGATCATTTACGCTCCGCACATGAAGGAAATTTCGGTCACTCATGGCAAGCTGATTTCCGAAGTTGGTTACCATGTCCGCGACTATTTCACCAAACAGTGGGACCAGTTTAAGGACTACCCCTGGGGCATCCTCGCCCATTCGACTCATGTGCGTGGTACAGGAACATTCGAAGACGGCATCGAACGGCCCCGGGTGCAGGTGACTCTGGCTTCCCAGATTCATCCCGAACTCTGCGAGAAAATCAATCTCGGCTATCGTGATCCCGATACGATCGATGTCGAATCATTCGCAGACCGGGAAGATGAAGGCATCCTCCTGGTGAGGAAAGCAGGGGAGCATCTTTACCGTCTGGAAAATGAATAA
- a CDS encoding metal-dependent hydrolase, whose protein sequence is MAGYTEHISVSGLLGVVYGSVGTLLLGFTPTQGILAGVLTWVGGMLPDLDSETGRPIKELFSLTAAVASFMAMRCMIRKGADPDDAILMAVVTYAGVRYGGSAILSKFAVHRGMFHSIPALIITGEAVFLSYISDSFAVKFLMAGGISLGFLSHLVLDEVYSVERKGVTIRLKKSAGSALKWFGNGLFGNAVAYAILLTMTYITLVDSGVLIPPPQQANPIEKSEPPVQQASPFKTTERL, encoded by the coding sequence ATGGCCGGTTATACGGAGCACATCAGCGTCAGCGGGTTATTGGGAGTCGTTTACGGCTCCGTAGGCACCCTCTTATTGGGATTCACCCCGACTCAGGGTATCCTGGCAGGAGTACTGACCTGGGTGGGAGGTATGCTGCCAGACCTCGATTCTGAAACGGGACGGCCCATCAAGGAACTGTTCAGCCTGACTGCCGCCGTTGCTTCCTTTATGGCAATGCGCTGCATGATTCGCAAAGGGGCAGATCCCGATGATGCGATCCTGATGGCGGTCGTTACCTACGCGGGAGTTCGTTACGGCGGTTCAGCGATCCTCTCGAAATTCGCAGTACACCGGGGCATGTTTCACAGCATCCCCGCCCTGATTATCACCGGAGAAGCCGTTTTCCTCTCCTATATCAGTGATTCCTTCGCCGTGAAATTTCTGATGGCCGGTGGTATTTCACTGGGCTTTCTCTCCCACCTCGTTCTGGACGAGGTTTACAGCGTGGAACGCAAAGGAGTCACCATCCGTCTGAAGAAATCTGCGGGGAGTGCACTGAAATGGTTTGGGAACGGATTGTTTGGTAACGCGGTCGCCTATGCTATCCTGCTCACCATGACCTATATCACTCTCGTCGATTCGGGTGTGTTGATCCCCCCACCGCAACAGGCAAATCCGATTGAAAAATCAGAACCGCCAGTCCAGCAGGCTTCGCCTTTTAAAACCACCGAGCGTCTCTAA
- the hisN gene encoding histidinol-phosphatase, with the protein MTIHSEQFELKARLELALTASEKASELILKYYQSPELKVDRKSDDSPVTIADRGAEELLREEITMAFPDDSIMGEELPPVEGSNAFKWILDPIDGTKPFTQGVPLFGTLLGLEENGKLVMGVCRFPALDEVVYAIKGDGAWWKIRDQEPRRARVSEKSQLSDAVFCTTTMTRWETIGKQKAYENLCRNSYLARGWGDCYGHMLVATGRAEVMVDPVLSPWDAAALLPILEEAGGHWIDFDGKPSIYTGNGMAVNDALKDEVLQIIAQN; encoded by the coding sequence ATGACTATTCACTCAGAACAATTTGAACTGAAAGCCCGCCTGGAACTTGCTTTGACCGCCTCTGAAAAGGCCAGCGAGCTCATCCTCAAATACTATCAGTCCCCCGAACTGAAGGTAGATCGCAAGTCAGACGACTCACCGGTCACGATCGCCGACCGTGGGGCAGAGGAATTGTTGCGGGAAGAAATCACCATGGCGTTTCCTGACGACAGCATCATGGGTGAGGAATTACCGCCAGTCGAAGGTTCAAACGCATTCAAGTGGATTCTGGATCCAATTGACGGCACCAAACCGTTCACACAAGGCGTGCCCCTCTTCGGAACCCTGCTGGGTCTGGAAGAAAACGGTAAGCTCGTCATGGGCGTCTGCCGTTTCCCCGCTCTGGACGAAGTCGTCTATGCGATCAAAGGAGATGGGGCCTGGTGGAAAATCCGTGACCAGGAACCACGTCGCGCCCGGGTTTCAGAGAAATCCCAACTCTCTGATGCCGTGTTCTGTACGACCACTATGACTCGCTGGGAAACCATCGGCAAGCAGAAGGCGTATGAGAACCTCTGTCGCAATTCCTACCTCGCCCGAGGCTGGGGCGACTGCTATGGCCACATGCTGGTAGCCACTGGTCGTGCGGAAGTGATGGTGGATCCCGTGTTAAGCCCCTGGGATGCTGCTGCTTTGCTGCCCATCCTGGAAGAAGCCGGCGGTCACTGGATTGACTTTGATGGCAAGCCTTCAATTTATACAGGCAACGGAATGGCCGTTAACGACGCACTCAAAGACGAGGTCCTGCAGATTATTGCCCAGAACTAG